Proteins from one Gossypium raimondii isolate GPD5lz chromosome 8, ASM2569854v1, whole genome shotgun sequence genomic window:
- the LOC105790304 gene encoding WUSCHEL-related homeobox 13: MDWENQEMQHHHQQGEDYLQYQIQNGVCGKVMTDEQVEELRKQIVAYSAISEQLAELHKSMSAHHNFTGIRLGNLYCDPISASVGHKITARQRWTPTALQLQILENIYEQGTGTPSKQKIKEIASELAQHGQISETNVYNWFQNRRARSKRKLQSSTDSVNAETDMSTKEKRTKPVDPDFITNISQGVESFYFQASISRGYDSYNNLAEQFGLLG; this comes from the exons ATGGACTGGGAGAATCAAGAAATGCAACACCACCACCAACAAGGAGAAGACTATTTGCAGTATCAAATTCAAAATGGGGTTTGTGGGAAAGTGATGACCGATGAACAGGTAGAGGAACTGAGGAAACAGATCGTTGCCTATTCCGCCATTTCTGAGCAGCTTGCTGAGTTGCACAAATCCATGTCTGCCCACCACAATTTTACtg GTATAAGGTTGGGAAATCTATACTGTGATCCAATATCAGCCTCTGTTGGGCACAAGATCACTGCTAGACAGCGATGGACTCCAACCGCATTGCAGCTTCAAATTCTTGAGAATATATATGAGCAAGGAACTGGAACACCAAGCAAGCAAAAAATCAAAGAGATAGCATCTGAACTAGCACAACATGGTCAAATCTCTGAAACAAATGTATATAACTGGTTTCAGAATAGGCGTGCTCGATCAAAAAGAAAGCTTCAATCCTCTACAGATTCAGTTAATGCAGAAACAGATATGagcacaaaagaaaaaaggactaaaccaGTAGATCCGGACTTCATTACCAACATTTCACAAGGAGTTGAAAGCTTCTATTTCCAAGCTTCTATTTCTCGAGGCTATGATTCTTACAATAATCTAGCTGAACAATTTGGGTTACTAGGATGA